A window of the Marinifilum sp. JC120 genome harbors these coding sequences:
- a CDS encoding methyl-accepting chemotaxis protein, with amino-acid sequence MSWVSRSLLRVILVPIIIPILAGIGGLVFYVQNSSYEMVLDNSMESAVSQASIIAASLDLFVTDTVAVVKSISGQEAVRNIFKDDNSSAEKLFKEAMSDNAVIWAVLIFDRNGKVLAGRNSQGGVLDGLDISSRDYVKAILKGKDTYITESVFRSKTDDSLLFGASAPVKDARGQLLGGIAVFGDWMKFSNRFVKPVVVGTEGYGVVTDKSGKVLYHPSDKLILKDLSKYGFMQRALAAGSGEEFYDWQGRSKAMIFKTDPKTGWLIMLTAYESDLASAAVMQRNVLTIVGALIVLVVCGIVYFSVRRLVIVPVSEGMQVAGKMASGDLTKSVTSDSPNEIGSLMRSLGSMISSLRGVVVGVKSAAEQVAAGSEEVSASAQHLSAGATEQAASVEEVSASITQMTGNISKNTELAEETREIAVKTAREAENGGDAVSQTVDAMQDIAEKTSIIEEIARQTNLLALNAAIEAARAGEHGKGFAVVASEVRKLAERSGVAAGEIRELTGSSLQVAERAKQVLGAMIKDINRNEELVAEVAAASREQFEGGQQISKAVTQLDEVIQRNAAFAEELSSTSEELSAQAVKLQETMQFFTVPNDGPQFSAVIHRKKNAVPALEPGDDFERL; translated from the coding sequence ATGAGTTGGGTATCGAGAAGTTTATTGAGGGTAATCCTGGTACCAATTATCATACCAATTTTGGCTGGAATAGGGGGGCTTGTCTTTTATGTCCAGAATTCATCCTATGAAATGGTACTTGATAATTCAATGGAGTCTGCCGTCAGTCAGGCTTCCATTATAGCTGCTTCCCTTGATCTTTTTGTTACCGATACAGTGGCGGTGGTGAAAAGTATTTCCGGTCAGGAGGCTGTACGGAATATTTTTAAAGATGACAATTCTTCCGCCGAAAAATTATTCAAAGAAGCCATGAGCGATAATGCAGTCATTTGGGCTGTGCTGATTTTTGACCGAAATGGAAAGGTTTTGGCTGGGCGGAATAGTCAGGGTGGGGTTCTGGATGGTCTGGATATCAGTTCCCGTGATTACGTGAAAGCTATTCTAAAAGGCAAAGATACTTATATTACCGAGTCTGTGTTCAGGTCCAAAACTGATGACAGCCTGCTTTTTGGAGCCAGTGCCCCGGTGAAGGATGCGCGGGGTCAGTTGCTTGGCGGTATCGCGGTTTTTGGTGATTGGATGAAATTTTCCAACCGTTTTGTGAAGCCTGTTGTGGTCGGTACGGAAGGGTATGGAGTCGTAACAGATAAATCCGGTAAGGTTCTTTATCATCCTTCTGACAAATTGATTTTAAAAGACCTAAGTAAGTATGGTTTCATGCAACGAGCTCTTGCCGCTGGTAGTGGAGAAGAGTTTTATGACTGGCAGGGCCGCAGCAAGGCTATGATTTTCAAGACCGATCCTAAAACCGGTTGGCTGATAATGCTTACCGCTTATGAGAGTGATTTGGCATCGGCTGCGGTTATGCAGCGCAATGTGCTGACAATTGTAGGTGCTCTTATTGTTTTGGTGGTTTGCGGTATTGTATATTTTTCCGTGCGTAGGTTGGTCATTGTCCCTGTCAGCGAAGGAATGCAGGTGGCCGGAAAAATGGCTTCCGGCGATCTTACTAAGTCTGTTACCAGTGACTCTCCCAATGAAATCGGGAGCCTCATGCGCTCACTGGGAAGTATGATCTCATCTTTGCGCGGGGTTGTTGTCGGCGTTAAGTCTGCTGCTGAGCAGGTGGCTGCCGGTAGTGAAGAGGTTTCCGCATCTGCCCAGCACCTTTCCGCGGGGGCAACTGAGCAGGCCGCTTCAGTGGAAGAAGTCTCCGCTTCCATCACTCAGATGACCGGAAATATATCCAAGAATACTGAGCTTGCTGAAGAAACTCGTGAGATAGCGGTAAAGACTGCCCGTGAAGCTGAGAATGGTGGAGATGCCGTTTCTCAGACTGTGGACGCCATGCAAGATATTGCTGAGAAAACCTCCATTATTGAAGAAATTGCACGTCAGACCAACCTGTTGGCCTTGAATGCCGCAATTGAGGCTGCAAGGGCCGGGGAGCACGGCAAGGGATTTGCTGTGGTTGCTTCCGAAGTACGCAAGCTAGCTGAAAGGAGCGGGGTTGCCGCCGGAGAAATCAGGGAATTGACGGGGTCAAGCCTTCAGGTTGCTGAAAGGGCTAAACAGGTTCTTGGTGCGATGATTAAAGATATTAATCGTAACGAGGAGCTTGTTGCCGAAGTAGCTGCGGCCAGCCGTGAACAATTCGAAGGCGGCCAGCAGATTTCAAAGGCTGTCACTCAGCTTGACGAGGTTATCCAGCGTAATGCGGCTTTTGCAGAAGAGCTATCTTCCACTTCGGAGGAATTATCTGCTCAGGCTGTTAAGTTGCAGGAAACAATGCAGTTTTTTACTGTTCCTAATGATGGGCCGCAATTTTCAGCTGTCATACACAGGAAAAAAAATGCTGTCCCGGCATTGGAACCGGGGGATGATTTTGAGCGTCTGTGA
- a CDS encoding ABC transporter — protein sequence MLVRYFKIYTTITLLLLGLGVGCANADNVVYLSSLEWPPYVGQQLPEKGTSAQIIGRAFAAMGYELKILFMPWKRSMRMMETDSQVIGYFPEYYSSERDEKYIFSKSYGCSPVSLLERRKSPVNWSTVDDLAGLRLGFVAGYVNTSELDAAVANGTIKADFAPSDKSNIMKVIKGRIDGAVVDPMVYSYLAVTDPEVEKHSETVQIKARAFGVNELFVAFRKDEQGRFFARILNEGLIKIGIIGSCKQHDERGSDVR from the coding sequence ATGCTTGTCAGGTACTTCAAAATTTACACCACTATAACATTGCTTTTACTTGGGCTGGGTGTTGGATGTGCCAATGCCGATAATGTTGTCTATCTCAGTTCCCTTGAGTGGCCTCCTTATGTGGGGCAGCAGCTTCCTGAAAAAGGAACCAGTGCCCAAATTATAGGCAGGGCCTTTGCGGCCATGGGCTATGAATTGAAGATTCTTTTTATGCCTTGGAAAAGATCAATGCGTATGATGGAAACTGACTCTCAGGTTATTGGTTACTTTCCGGAATATTATTCCAGCGAAAGGGATGAAAAGTATATTTTTTCAAAGAGTTACGGATGTAGCCCGGTAAGTCTTCTGGAACGCAGGAAGAGTCCTGTCAACTGGAGCACCGTTGATGACCTTGCCGGACTCCGTTTGGGCTTTGTGGCCGGATATGTGAACACTTCGGAGTTGGATGCAGCTGTTGCCAACGGCACCATCAAGGCTGACTTTGCTCCCTCTGACAAAAGCAATATTATGAAAGTGATCAAGGGCAGGATTGATGGTGCAGTGGTGGACCCGATGGTTTACAGTTATCTTGCCGTTACTGATCCTGAAGTTGAAAAGCATAGTGAGACCGTTCAAATTAAGGCTAGGGCTTTTGGCGTGAATGAGCTGTTTGTCGCATTCCGCAAAGATGAACAGGGCCGTTTTTTTGCCCGGATATTGAATGAGGGATTAATAAAAATAGGTATTATAGGTTCTTGTAAACAACACGATGAGAGAGGCTCGGATGTCCGCTGA